The Brenneria rubrifaciens genome has a window encoding:
- the rlmKL gene encoding bifunctional 23S rRNA (guanine(2069)-N(7))-methyltransferase RlmK/23S rRNA (guanine(2445)-N(2))-methyltransferase RlmL, protein MNALFASTGRGLEELLKSELEALGAQACAVVQGGVHFQGDSRLLYQSLLWSRLASRILLPLNAFKVYSDLDLYLGVQAIDWSTIFAVDKTFAVHFTGTNDDIRNSQYGALKVKDAIVDSFTRKTGHRPDVAKQQPDIRINVFLQRDTVSVALDLSGEALHQRGYRDRTGLAPLKENLAAAIVLRSGWQKGDPMVDPMCGSGTLLIEAAMMAADRAPGLHRTHWGFNAWLQHDAELWRELTAAAQNRARLGMRETPSRFWGSDNDRQVIELAKANARRAGVDELITFAVKDVAQIQNPLPSAPTGTVVSNPPYGERLESEPALIALHNLLGRKMKNDFGGWQLSLFSASPELLSCLQLRAERQFKAKNGPLECVQKNYQLAEGQSATCGQIAEDFANRLRKNLRKLEKWAKQQRIECYRLYDADLPEFNVAVDRYGSWVVVQEYAPPKTIDAQKARQRLFDVINATLSVLALPSNRLVLKTRERQKGKSQYEKLAQKGEFLQVEEYNAKLWVNLTDYLDTGLFLDHRIARKMLGEMSNGKDFLNLFAYTGTASVHAGLGGARTTTTVDMSRTYLEWAEKNLRANGLTGRQHRLIHADCLSWLREANEQFDVIFIDPPTFSNSKRMEDTFDVQRDHLALMKDLKRLLRRGGIIMFSNNKRGFQMDMPGLAALGLDAKEITARTQSQDFARNRQIHNCWLLTHAGEEK, encoded by the coding sequence ATGAATGCTCTGTTTGCCAGCACGGGCCGTGGTCTGGAAGAATTATTAAAAAGTGAGCTTGAGGCGCTGGGCGCTCAGGCCTGTGCCGTGGTGCAAGGCGGGGTGCATTTTCAGGGCGATAGCCGTCTGTTGTATCAGAGCCTGTTGTGGAGCCGTCTGGCATCGCGCATTTTACTGCCGCTCAATGCCTTCAAGGTATACAGCGATTTAGATTTGTACCTCGGCGTACAGGCTATCGACTGGTCAACGATTTTCGCCGTCGATAAAACGTTTGCCGTGCATTTTACCGGCACCAACGACGATATCCGCAATAGCCAGTATGGTGCGCTAAAAGTGAAAGACGCCATTGTGGACAGCTTTACCCGCAAAACGGGTCACCGCCCGGATGTGGCGAAACAGCAGCCGGATATTCGCATCAACGTTTTTCTACAACGCGATACCGTCAGCGTGGCGTTGGATCTGAGTGGCGAAGCCTTGCACCAGCGCGGCTATCGCGATCGGACTGGGCTGGCGCCGCTGAAAGAAAACCTGGCGGCGGCGATTGTGCTGCGATCCGGTTGGCAAAAGGGCGATCCGATGGTCGATCCGATGTGTGGTTCCGGTACGCTTTTAATTGAGGCGGCGATGATGGCCGCCGATCGTGCGCCCGGTTTGCATCGTACCCATTGGGGCTTTAATGCCTGGTTGCAGCACGATGCCGAACTGTGGCGTGAGTTGACGGCGGCGGCGCAAAACCGGGCGCGTCTGGGCATGCGTGAGACCCCCTCCCGCTTTTGGGGTTCCGATAACGATCGCCAGGTGATTGAGCTAGCCAAAGCCAATGCCCGTCGCGCAGGCGTTGATGAATTGATTACCTTTGCGGTGAAAGATGTGGCTCAGATCCAGAATCCTTTACCTTCAGCGCCAACAGGAACGGTGGTCAGCAACCCGCCTTACGGTGAGCGTCTGGAAAGCGAACCGGCATTGATTGCACTGCACAACTTGCTGGGACGCAAGATGAAAAATGATTTTGGCGGCTGGCAACTGTCGCTGTTCAGTGCGTCGCCGGAACTGCTTAGCTGTCTGCAATTACGCGCGGAGCGTCAGTTTAAGGCTAAAAACGGCCCGCTCGAGTGCGTGCAGAAAAATTATCAGCTTGCCGAGGGCCAGAGCGCAACCTGCGGTCAAATTGCTGAGGATTTTGCCAACCGCCTGCGTAAGAACCTGCGCAAGTTGGAAAAATGGGCGAAGCAGCAGAGGATTGAGTGTTACCGTCTCTATGATGCCGACCTGCCTGAATTCAATGTGGCGGTTGATCGCTACGGCAGTTGGGTGGTGGTGCAGGAATATGCGCCGCCTAAAACCATTGATGCCCAGAAAGCGCGTCAGCGCCTGTTTGATGTGATTAACGCGACGCTGAGCGTGCTGGCGCTGCCATCCAACCGTCTGGTCCTGAAAACCCGCGAACGCCAGAAGGGGAAAAGTCAGTATGAGAAACTGGCGCAGAAGGGCGAATTTTTACAGGTGGAAGAGTATAACGCCAAACTGTGGGTCAACCTGACCGACTATCTGGACACCGGGCTGTTTCTCGATCACCGTATCGCCCGCAAAATGCTGGGCGAAATGAGCAACGGGAAAGATTTTCTCAACCTGTTCGCCTATACCGGTACGGCCAGCGTCCATGCCGGATTGGGTGGGGCGCGGACCACCACGACGGTGGATATGTCACGCACGTATCTGGAGTGGGCGGAAAAAAACCTGCGGGCCAACGGCCTGACCGGACGTCAGCATCGTTTGATTCATGCGGATTGTCTGTCGTGGCTGCGTGAGGCCAACGAACAGTTTGACGTTATTTTTATCGATCCACCGACGTTCTCAAACTCGAAACGCATGGAAGACACCTTTGATGTGCAGCGCGATCATCTGGCATTAATGAAAGATCTTAAACGGTTGTTGCGTCGCGGCGGCATCATTATGTTTTCCAACAATAAACGCGGCTTCCAGATGGATATGCCGGGATTAGCGGCGTTGGGATTGGACGCGAAAGAGATTACCGCCCGTACGCAATCACAGGATTTTGCCCGAAACCGTCAGATTCACAACTGCTGGCTGCTGACGCACGCCGGAGAGGAAAAGTAA